The stretch of DNA CGATCCTCGCCCTGAACACCGGCATCCTGGCCGCCGACGTGGGCTGGCGGCTGACGTTCGCGCTCGGTGCCGTCCTCGCCCTGGTGATCCTTCTCGTCCGCAGGCACGTCCCGGAGAGCCCGCGCTGGCTGCTGATCCACGGCAGGGACCGGGAGGCGGAGGAGGTGGTGACCGATATCGAAGGCCGGATCGAAACCGAGCGGGGCGAGCCGCTGCCCGAGCCGCGCGGCGAGATCACGATCCACCAGCGCCGCAGCGTGAGCTTCGTCGAGATCGCCCGCACGGTCTTCGCCGACTACCGCAGGCGCGCCGTCCTCGGCTTCTCCCTCTTCATCGGCCAGGCCTTCCTCTACAACGCCATCACCTTCGGCTTCGGCGCGATCCTCACCAAGTTCTTCCACGTCCCCTCGGACCACACCGGCTACTACTTCGCCGTCATCGCGGCGGGCAACTTCCTGGGTCCGCTGCTGCTGGGCCGCCTCTTCGACACGGCCGGCCGCCGGGTGATGATCTCCTCCACCTACCTGCTGTCCGGCCTGCTCCTGTTCGGCACGGCCTGGCTGTTCGGCCGCGGCACGCTGAGCGCCGGCACGCTGACGGCCTGCTGGTGCGTGGTCCTGTTCTTCGCCTCGGCCGGCGCCTCCAGCGCCTACCTGACCGTCTCCGAGATCTTCCCGATGGAGACCCGGGCGATGTCCATCGCCTTCTTCTACGCCCTCGGCACCGCGGCCGGCGGTATCAGCGGCCCGCTCCTCTTCGCCGACCTCACCAGCACCGGCAGGATCGGCGACACGGTCCTCGCCTTCCAGATCGGCGCCGCCCTGATGTGTGCGGCGGGCCTGGTCGCCGCCTTCCTCGCGGTCAAGGCCGAACGCCGCTCCCTGGAGGACATCGCCACACCGCTGACGGCGGTGCAGGCACCGGAGGCGGAGGCGTTGCCCTAGCTCCCGTTCGGGCGGGTCGCACAACCCCAGGCTGTCACCACGTCCTGAAGGAACCAGCCATGTCGAACTTCACCCCGTACCTGGAGCGCAACCGGGCTTTCGCGGCCTCCGGTGCCCAGGCCGACGTCCCCCAGGTCCCGTTCATCCCCTTCAAGCAGCTGTACCTGATCATCTGCATCGATCCGCGCGTGGAGCCCGCGGCGGTGCTGGGCGTCCGGCTCGGAGAAGCGATCGTCGCACGTAACGTCGGCGGCCGCGTGACGCCGGCGGTCATCAAGGACCTCGCCTGGATCGTGCACCTGCACGAGAACAAGACCCCCGACGCGGACTGGTTCGAGATCGCCGTCATCCACCACACCGACTGCGGCTCGGGACTGCTCGCCGACGACGATCTGCGCTCCGGCTACGCCGCCCGCGGCGGCTGGGACGAACAGACCTCCTTGGAGATGGCCGTCCTGGAGCCGTCCAAGACGGTCCAGAAGGACATCGCCCGGCTGCGCTCGGCACCCGAACTCGCGTCGGCCATCGGCGACATCAAACTCGGCGGCTACGCCTACGACCTCGGGACAGGGGTGATCACCACCGTCGTGCAGCCCGGCTGAGCGGGACACGGTCGGCCCCGACAGACCCGGTCCGGCGGTGAGACGGAGGCAGCTGCGTCCGACAGACCGGTTTCCGGCCGTCCGGCACCCGCTCGAAGGATCTCTGACTCAGGACACCAGCCGTGACAGCCTCTTACCGCCACGCGGGACGGAAGCTCGTGGACTTGCACAACCCTTTGCCGAGGTGCGTGGTCATGTATGCATCACGTTGTGATGTCACCGAGGTGAACATGAAGTTCCGTCGTTCTCTGACTCTCGCGGCGGCGACGGCCGCCATGGCCCCGGCCGTACTTCTCACAGCGCCGGGCGCGTATGCGACGGATGACGCCTCACCTGCGAGCACGACGACGCTCACCGCCGTCGCCGAGGACGACTCCTCTTCGACCGAGGGGGACTCGACCCCGCCCACGGGCGACTCGACCCCGTCCGGCGACGCGAACGACAGCACCGGCCCGAGTGGGCCCGGCTCCGTCGGGGACAGCGGCGAGAAGGCCGGTACCGGTACCGGCGGGGACGGTTCGGCCGGCGAAGGCCAGGGCGGCTCGGCCGGTGAGGACGAGGCAGGCAAGGACGGGGAGAACGCTGCCGAGGACCCCTCCAGGCCCGGCTCGGACGGCCCGAAGGGCGAGGACGAGCCAACCGGTAACTGATGCGGCCCCTACAACAGCAACAACAAGCTGTTCATCCCCGTGGGGCGCGATTTTCCCAATACGGTCGTCGCCGGCAGCGGGTTCCACCCCTTCACGCTCCACGTGATCAACGACAGCGACCATGACATCAAGAACCTCGAACTCGGCATCAGCACCAGGACGTACGACTTCGAGACCCGTAAGTCCGCGTACAAGTACCTCGCCTTCCAGTACAAGGACCCGGCCGCTGGGACGTGGTCGGACGTCGACCTGGGCCAGTGGGGGAGCCAGTGGAGCGCCGGCCGCTTCGTCACCGTTGATGTCGCGGCCCACGAGTCCCTGACCGTCGACATGCGCATGAGCGTGGCCGGCGACGCGCCGGCCGGAATCGGCGAGGTCGATACCTCTGGCTGGTACACCGACGACGACGGCAACTCCTGCTCCTCCTATACGGACATCACCTCCGAGTTCAACATCGACGCGGCCGGTACCGACACAGGCAACCCGCCGGAGACCGAACCCGGGACCGAGCCCGGGACCAAATCCGGGACCGAGCCCCAGGGCGGCAGGAACGAGAACACGTCGACGCCCGCCGCCACCGTCACCAACGGGACGAACTCGAACGGCCACCTGGCCGAGACCGGCGCCGGTTCCGCCCTCCCTGCCGTCGCCCTGGCCGGCGGCCTCGCGGTCTGCGCCGGTGTCGGCGCGGTCTACGTAGTCCGCCGACGCAAGGCCACGGGCGCCGGCACCACAGCCTGACGCACGACGAGGCGGCCGCACCGGCCTCATCGGAGGAACCGGTCGGCCGTCTCGGCGCCGTAGGGTCAGCCGCCGTAGAAGTACCGCGTGCCCTTCTCGATGAAGTGGGACGCGTAGACCCGGCCGAAGACGGGCTTGCCGCGGTACATGCCCACATGGCCCCGCCCGCTGTCGACCACCACCGGCCGGGCCATGCAGGCGAACTTGTTGCGCTGCTGCTCCTCCGCCCACAGCACGGCGGCCGGATCGACGTTCTCGCTGACCAGGACGGGGAAGGCGCCGACCCCGGTCTGGAGGCCCACGGGCAGCCCGCCCTTGGTGTCCTTGGCGTACTTCAGGACCCCATAGGTGAAGTCCCTGATGGTGCCCACCGTGATCTCGGGGACCGCCGCGGCCACCGTGAACAGGTGCAGATTCGTGGCCACCCAGAGCATCCGGAAGTCGGAACGGCGCCCCACGAGCACGGGCATCCCGTGCCAGTCCTCCCACCGGGTGCCGCAACCGTCGGCCCGCAGCCGGCCCTCCAGGGCGGCGAGGTAGGCCCCCGCCCCCGACTGCTGCTGCCCGAACCCCTGTTCATACATGAGCGGGATCCTATGCCCGCCGTGACGTCGCCCGTCAGGCTCCCGTCGTCGAGCCCGGCCTGACGATCATCAGGACCGTCACGGCGGCCCACAACAGGTTGAACTGGCCGGTGAACATGGCGAGTCGAACGGTGGCCCTGGGGCTGAGGGTGGGGGCGGCGGTCGTGGGGGCGGTGACGGTGGTGGTGGTCGTCGCGGCGCCGCCGTCCCCGCCGTCAGCGCCGTCGGTACCCTCTGCCACCCGCCGTTCCTCCAAGGCCTCGGCCATGACGGTCTGCCGGGGCAGCACCAGCGCGACGAGGACGACGGCGGCGAGCGCGGTGAGGACGATCGACACGATCAGCCAGGTGTCGCCGAGCACGCCCATGTTCTTGGCCGTGGCGAACCCGAACACCGGGACGGCGACCCCGACGACGGCGTAGACCCGGCAGATGCGCAGCAGCAACAGCACGGTCTCCACTGCCCGCGGGTCCTCGGGCGAGGCCAGAGCCCGGCGCGCGGCGGGCGGGAACATGCTGGCGGCGACGGTGACGGGCCCGATGGCGACGATCGCGGCCAGGACGTGCACGGCGAGAAGGAACTTGGTCACGCCCCGACGCTAGACACCGGGCCGATCTTGAAGAAGTGGCGGGAGTGACAGGGATCAACGGATTCCCGCCACCACCGCCACCACCCCCGGCGCGGACGATCGGCGGCCCTGCCCACCCCTCCGGGAGGCCGGGCCCAGCGGTGGCCTAGCGGGCGTCCCGCCGGTCGGCCACGGCCCAGGAGGCGAGGGCGACCGCACCCGCGACCGTGAACACCGACGGCCAGGCGCCCACCTTCTTGGCCAGCGGATGCGACCCGGCGAAGCCGGCGACGTAGGCGGCGGTGAGCGCCCCTGCCGCCTTCCCGCCGGCCCGCTGCCGCCACTGCCACGCGGACGCGGCCCCGGCGACCGCCAGTACGGCCCCGCCCCACTCCCGCTTCCCGGTCCACCGGGCCACGCCGTACCCACCGACGAGCCCACTCGCGGCGACCACTGCCGCAGGAACCCTGGCCATCACTGCCTCCCGCACTCGTAGGACAAACCAGGCTAACCCGCACGTCAGGCGGTGGGCCGACGGGGGCCTGCCATCCCCGCCGAATGATGAGACGCAGGTCACGCCAATCGCCCCGGCGGGTCTGTCACACATCGCGGACCGGGCCCGTCGTAGGTGTGTAAGCGAAAGCAAGCGAACCAGCACGAAGCAGAATGAACCCTTACAAGGAGCCCAGGATGGAAGCTCGTCTCAACCTCTTCGGCAACGCCCTCGCGGCCACGTTCCTCCGCCAGATCAACGCCGCGGGCAAGACCGTGTCGGACTCGCCCCTCCCGGCCTCGACCCAGGAGCTGGTGAAGATCCGCGCCAGCCAGATCAACGGCTGCGGCTTCTGCCTCGACATGCACACCAAGGACGCCGCCCACGCCGGCGAGACGGCCGTACGCCTCAACATGGTCGCCGCCTGGCGCGAGGCCAAGGTCTTCACCGAGGCCGAGCGGGCCGCCCTGGAACTGGCGGAGCAGGGCACCCGCCTCGCCGACGCCGCGGGCGGTGTCACCGACGAGGCCTGGGCCAACGCCGCCAAGCACTACGACGAGGACCAACTGGCGGCCCTGGTCACCCTCATCGCCATGATCAACGCCTACAACCGCCTGAACGTCATCGTCCAGCAGCCCGCGGGCGACTACGAACCGGGCATGTTCGGCTGACCCGGTACCCGGGCCCCCGGTCGACCTCGTCGGCCCGCTCGTCGGCCTCAACAGCCCGCCCGAGGACCCGTCGAGCCGGCCTGAGACCCTTTCCCCATGACCACACCACCAGACGGACTGCCCCGCTACCGGGTCCTGACCGGCCCGGACGACGCCTCGTTCTGCCGCCGCGTGAGCGAGGCGCTCGACCTCGGCTACCGACTCCACGAAGGCCCGGCCCTCACCTTCAACGGCGAGAACGTCATCGTCGCCCAGGCGGTGGTCTGGCCGACGGGGCCGGAGGAGCGGGGATAGGGACGTCCGTGCCCGGGCGAGCCGAGAGTCACGCCCGGGCCGTGCGGCCGGTTCCGGGGCCGGTCAGACAACCACCCCGGCTCTCTTGTACGAACGCAGCAACAGCGCCGCCTCCGCCCCCGTCACTCCGTCCAGTTCCGCGAACACCCGCGTGGTGAAGTCGTGCACGTCCTGGGCCGAGCGGTGGCTGGAGTAGCCGAGAACGTTCGCCCGGCCGGTGGTGATGACCAGGTGCCGTACGTCGGATTCACGGGCCAGGCGGCGTACGGCCGTGTCCAGCGCGCGGTGTTCGACGGAGAGCCGGAAGCGGGCCTCGACGGGGAAGCCGAGCACACCGGGCTCGGCGTGCAGGCGCAGGTGCAGCACGTGCGAGTCCATGAGCCGGGCGAGCCTGCGCCGGGCCGTGGTCTCGCTCACGCACAGCTCGCGGGCGAGCCGGGCCATGGGGATGCGCGCGTCCCGCTCGAGCAGAGCCACCAGATGGCGGTCGAGCTCGTCGACGACCAGCGGCTCGGGCAGGGCGCCGCCCTCGGCGACGCGACGGCGGGACGGTGTGGGCTCCTGGCGGTACGGGTCCCAGTCGTTGGCGGTCAGCAGGAGCCGCAGGACCACCGCCGTGTGCACGTCGGTGACACCGGGAATGCCGGCGATCGATCCGTCCACCGTGGTCAGGAGCTGCTCGGGGCCCGGCACGAGGACCTCGGCCAGCACCTCGGGCGAGCCGGTGGCCACGTCCACGGAGCGCGTGTCCGGGCGGCGCGCGAGCGCGAGGGCCACCGCGTGCAACGTCCCGGGCGCGCAGCGCACCGCCAGCTCCACGACCAGTCCCTCGCCCAGGTACTCGGGTACCAGGAACGCCGTGAACCGCACCAGGCCGGAACCGATGAGCCGGTCCAGCCGGCGCGCCACGGTGCGCTCGTGCACCTCGAGGCGGCCCGCCACATCCGCCCAGGCGGCCCTGGGGTCGCGGGCCAGCAGCCGGAGGATGGCGTGGTCCAGCGCGTCCAGAGCCGACGGCGCCGCTTCACCGGGCTTGCCTGAATCCGCCAATGATCACCTCTCACATGCTTGTTTCCACTGAATATCCGGGGAGTCATTGCCGAGACTAAGTCGTTCGGGCGACCTTGAGGGGCACTTTCCGCCAGCCACTTTCCGTGAACAGGTGCGGCTTCCATGAACGACACCCCGATCCTCGCCCCTTCGCCCACGAGACCCGCCCTCCGCCCGACCCCGGTCGCCGCGGTGATCGTCTCCCTGGTCCTGGTGGAGCTGTCCAGCGGCATCACCCAGGGCTTTCTGGGCCCGCTGCTGAAGGGGCTCACCACCACCCTGCACGTGAGCGTCGCCGAGCTGAACTGGATCAGCATCGCGAACCTGCTCTCCAGTGTCGCCTTCACGCCCATCCTGTCCCGTCTGGGCGATCTGCACGGCCACCGTCGCGTGCTGCGCTGGAACCTGGGCATCGTGCTGACGGGCTCGGTCCTGGTGGGGCTGAGCCGGTCGTTCGGGCTGCTGCTCGCGGGGCAGGTGCTCCAAGGCGCGTTCGCCGGGTTCTTCCCGCTGCTCGTCGGCATCCTGCGCAATCGGCGCACCGCCGCCGAGAGCCGGCGCGGCATCAGCCTCATGGTGGCCGCGCTGGTCGGCGGGCTCGCGCTGGGCACGGTGAGCAGCGGCCTGATCGCGGAGTACGTGGCGGCGCCGACCGCCGCGCTGTGGGTGCCCGCCGCAGCGGTGGGTCTCGCCCTTGCGGTGACCTGGCCGCTGCTGCCGGAGACCGAGGAACGGCCGGGTGGCTCCGCGGACTGGCTCGGCGCCGGGCTGCTGTGCGTGGGGCTCGTCGCCATCACGCTGGGGCTCGGGCAGGGCGGAGCGCCCGGCTGGGAGTGGACCTCGGCGAGGACGCTGAGCTGCCTGGCCGGCGGTGTGCTGGTGACGGCGGTGTGGGTGCTGGCCGAACTGCGGACCGCGGCGCCCGTCATGGACGTACGCCTGTTCCGGCGCCGCAACGTCGTCGTGGTCGCGATCGTCACCCTGACCTTCAGCTCCTGCATGCTCGGTCTGCTGGTCGCCAACCCGGTGTTCCTGAGCACCTCGCGCGCCGAGGCGGGCTACGGGCTCGGGCTCACGCCGCTGGCCACCGCGTTCGCGCTGCTGCCGAACATGCTGGCGCTCGTACTCGGCGCCCTGGTCGCGCCCGCCGTCGCCGCACGGCTCTCCGACCGGCGGACCCTGCTCGCGGGCTCGCTGCTGATGGCTGCCGGAAACCTCGCCGTGTTCGTCTCCCACAGCAGCCTCGTGCCCTACCTGACCTGCACCGCCGTCGTCGGTCTCGGCAGCGGGCTGCTCCAGCACTCCACCCGGACCCTCGCCGTCGAGGCCGTACCGCACGACCAGACCTCGGTGGGCTCCGGCATCAACGAACTCCTCATCAACGTCGGCGGCTCGCTCGGCGCCGCCGTGGTGCTCTCCGTCTTCGCCGCCGAGACCGCCGCGGGCAGGTCGCTGCCCGCCGTCACCGCCTACACCCACGCCTGGGCGATCTGCGCCGCCGTGTCCCTGGCGGGCGCGCTCGTCTCCCTGCTCTACCGCCGCCCCGCGAAGGAGGCCCAGTGACCAGCGCCCAGCTGAAGGAACGGTGCCGGGACACCGTCACCCGCGCGCAGGACCAGGTCCTCGCGCTCAGCCACAGCCTGCACGCCGAGCCGGAACTCGCCTACGAGGAGCACCGGTCCGCCGGGAAGATCGCCGACCTGGCCGAGGGCGCGGGCTTCGCCGTCGAACGAGGCGTGTGCGGACTGCCGACCGCGTTCACCGCGACCGCCGGCTCGGGGGACCTGGTCATCGGGATCTGCGCCGAGTACGACGCGCTGCCCGGCATCGGCCACGCCTGCGGCCACAACGTCAACGGCGCCGCCGCCGTCACCGCCGCCCTCGCG from Streptomyces sp. 6-11-2 encodes:
- a CDS encoding Lrp/AsnC family transcriptional regulator, which codes for MADSGKPGEAAPSALDALDHAILRLLARDPRAAWADVAGRLEVHERTVARRLDRLIGSGLVRFTAFLVPEYLGEGLVVELAVRCAPGTLHAVALALARRPDTRSVDVATGSPEVLAEVLVPGPEQLLTTVDGSIAGIPGVTDVHTAVVLRLLLTANDWDPYRQEPTPSRRRVAEGGALPEPLVVDELDRHLVALLERDARIPMARLARELCVSETTARRRLARLMDSHVLHLRLHAEPGVLGFPVEARFRLSVEHRALDTAVRRLARESDVRHLVITTGRANVLGYSSHRSAQDVHDFTTRVFAELDGVTGAEAALLLRSYKRAGVVV
- a CDS encoding MFS transporter, with protein sequence MATAEAETGRTVTTAIPARLDRLPWSRWHWTIVVGLGTVWILDGLEVTVVGNIASRLSEPGSGLSISSAQVTGTAAALYVAGACVGALFWGRLTDRYGRKKLFMITLAVYLAATALTAVSFEAWWFFLFRFLTGFGIGGEYAAINSAIDELIPAAYRGRVDLIINGSFWVGAVGGSLLSILALNTGILAADVGWRLTFALGAVLALVILLVRRHVPESPRWLLIHGRDREAEEVVTDIEGRIETERGEPLPEPRGEITIHQRRSVSFVEIARTVFADYRRRAVLGFSLFIGQAFLYNAITFGFGAILTKFFHVPSDHTGYYFAVIAAGNFLGPLLLGRLFDTAGRRVMISSTYLLSGLLLFGTAWLFGRGTLSAGTLTACWCVVLFFASAGASSAYLTVSEIFPMETRAMSIAFFYALGTAAGGISGPLLFADLTSTGRIGDTVLAFQIGAALMCAAGLVAAFLAVKAERRSLEDIATPLTAVQAPEAEALP
- a CDS encoding levansucrase, whose translation is MYEQGFGQQQSGAGAYLAALEGRLRADGCGTRWEDWHGMPVLVGRRSDFRMLWVATNLHLFTVAAAVPEITVGTIRDFTYGVLKYAKDTKGGLPVGLQTGVGAFPVLVSENVDPAAVLWAEEQQRNKFACMARPVVVDSGRGHVGMYRGKPVFGRVYASHFIEKGTRYFYGG
- a CDS encoding DUF2269 family protein, with translation MTKFLLAVHVLAAIVAIGPVTVAASMFPPAARRALASPEDPRAVETVLLLLRICRVYAVVGVAVPVFGFATAKNMGVLGDTWLIVSIVLTALAAVVLVALVLPRQTVMAEALEERRVAEGTDGADGGDGGAATTTTTVTAPTTAAPTLSPRATVRLAMFTGQFNLLWAAVTVLMIVRPGSTTGA
- a CDS encoding carboxymuconolactone decarboxylase family protein, whose product is MEARLNLFGNALAATFLRQINAAGKTVSDSPLPASTQELVKIRASQINGCGFCLDMHTKDAAHAGETAVRLNMVAAWREAKVFTEAERAALELAEQGTRLADAAGGVTDEAWANAAKHYDEDQLAALVTLIAMINAYNRLNVIVQQPAGDYEPGMFG
- a CDS encoding carbonic anhydrase, yielding MSNFTPYLERNRAFAASGAQADVPQVPFIPFKQLYLIICIDPRVEPAAVLGVRLGEAIVARNVGGRVTPAVIKDLAWIVHLHENKTPDADWFEIAVIHHTDCGSGLLADDDLRSGYAARGGWDEQTSLEMAVLEPSKTVQKDIARLRSAPELASAIGDIKLGGYAYDLGTGVITTVVQPG
- a CDS encoding DUF1737 domain-containing protein; this encodes MTTPPDGLPRYRVLTGPDDASFCRRVSEALDLGYRLHEGPALTFNGENVIVAQAVVWPTGPEERG
- a CDS encoding MFS transporter, encoding MNDTPILAPSPTRPALRPTPVAAVIVSLVLVELSSGITQGFLGPLLKGLTTTLHVSVAELNWISIANLLSSVAFTPILSRLGDLHGHRRVLRWNLGIVLTGSVLVGLSRSFGLLLAGQVLQGAFAGFFPLLVGILRNRRTAAESRRGISLMVAALVGGLALGTVSSGLIAEYVAAPTAALWVPAAAVGLALAVTWPLLPETEERPGGSADWLGAGLLCVGLVAITLGLGQGGAPGWEWTSARTLSCLAGGVLVTAVWVLAELRTAAPVMDVRLFRRRNVVVVAIVTLTFSSCMLGLLVANPVFLSTSRAEAGYGLGLTPLATAFALLPNMLALVLGALVAPAVAARLSDRRTLLAGSLLMAAGNLAVFVSHSSLVPYLTCTAVVGLGSGLLQHSTRTLAVEAVPHDQTSVGSGINELLINVGGSLGAAVVLSVFAAETAAGRSLPAVTAYTHAWAICAAVSLAGALVSLLYRRPAKEAQ